In Mesorhizobium sp. J428, the genomic window CGAATGATACATGACCAAGCTTTCCCCTTGTTCTGCTGCCCGGGCAGACGTGCCAACGCTTGGTTATTCGGGCGCAGTCGTGCTACGCAGTTTTTGACCGAACGGACAAAGGTTAGCACCGCCTGTCGGGCGGTCAAGCGCTTGATAGACGATATGGCAGGCCCGATGCGCGCTCCACGGCGTCAAAGTAACTGGTCCAGTCCGTTGGTCCAGATCATTCCGCGGTCCGCGGTGATCCGGGCCCTTAACTGACATGGAAGGCTCTGCCGCCCGTCCCCGCACCCGCATCCAGGCGGAGAAGCGCGAAACGATCCTCGAAGCCGCGCTGGAGGTCTTCTCCACCCACGGGTTCCGCGGTTCCACGATCGACCAGATCGCCGCGGCCGCCGGCATGTCGAAGCCAAACCTGCTCTATTATTTCCGGCGCAAGGAAGACATCTTCACCACGCTGATCCAGCGCCTTCTCGACACCTGGCTCGCGCCGCTGCGCGAGCTGGACGAAGAGGGCGACCCGACGACGGAGCTGCGCAGCTACATCCGCCGCAAGATCGAGATGGCGCGCGACTTCCCGCGCGAGAGCCGCATCTTCGCCAACGAGATCCTGCAGGGCGCACCGCGCATCCTGCCGATGCTGGAGGGCGAGCTGAAACAGCTCGTCGACGAGAAGGCAGTGATCGTCCGTGGCTGGATGCGCTCCGGCCGCATCGCCCGCACCGATCCCTATCACCTGATCTTTTCGATCTGGGCGACGACCCAGCACTATGCCGATTTCGACGTCCAGGTCCGCGCCGTGCTCGGACCCGATCGCGGCGGCGACGGCCGCTTCGAGGACGCCGCCCGTTTTCTGGAGCAGCTTTTTGTCGACGGGCTGAAGCCCAAGACGAATACCCCCGGCGAGCCCCAGCGAGGTTGACAAGCAGTTCGTGGGTTTCCAATCTCGCTGGCCTAACCGGGAG contains:
- a CDS encoding TetR family transcriptional regulator C-terminal domain-containing protein; amino-acid sequence: MEGSAARPRTRIQAEKRETILEAALEVFSTHGFRGSTIDQIAAAAGMSKPNLLYYFRRKEDIFTTLIQRLLDTWLAPLRELDEEGDPTTELRSYIRRKIEMARDFPRESRIFANEILQGAPRILPMLEGELKQLVDEKAVIVRGWMRSGRIARTDPYHLIFSIWATTQHYADFDVQVRAVLGPDRGGDGRFEDAARFLEQLFVDGLKPKTNTPGEPQRG